A genomic window from Streptomyces brevispora includes:
- a CDS encoding acyltransferase family protein, protein MTHPNHPSAYPQQPPGEPHTVPFPAPFPAQLPVPEQRWSGDAGYAPPPEAAAPAAVPAPAKAPVDTKAKAGGRDRYLDLLRAVALVRVVVYHLFGWAWLTILFPSMGVMFALAGSLMARSLARPAWSVLRSRLRRLLPPMWAFAALVVPMMFVMGLKPVREEGIWWFLKLGCYILPVGSPPYPWVSGSESGLLEQSWAEQAVGPLWYIRAYLWFVLASPLLLKAFRKLPWATLLAPIGLTAVIGTGVVTVPGATGEALVDFATFGSCWILGFAHNDGLLRRIPRYISVSSAAIIMAFGLWWASGHLTDEGWNLDEIPLAQATWSLGFCAILLQYAPSWKELPGRLADWDSPITLANNRAVTIYLWHNMLIMATMPIIDQLWNVPWVGDHLGTYIDASYNVLMLILIWPLIGVMIVAVGWVEDVAAKRRPRLWPNGEPGRAGKRAAGRGTPEGAGTSGPRRR, encoded by the coding sequence ATGACCCACCCGAACCACCCCTCGGCGTACCCGCAGCAGCCGCCAGGGGAGCCGCACACGGTGCCGTTCCCCGCCCCGTTCCCCGCCCAGCTCCCCGTCCCGGAGCAGCGCTGGTCCGGCGACGCGGGGTACGCGCCGCCCCCCGAGGCCGCGGCCCCGGCGGCGGTGCCCGCCCCCGCGAAGGCGCCGGTGGACACCAAGGCGAAGGCGGGCGGCCGCGACCGCTATCTCGACCTGCTCCGTGCCGTCGCGCTGGTCCGCGTCGTCGTCTACCACCTGTTCGGCTGGGCCTGGCTGACCATCCTGTTCCCGTCCATGGGCGTGATGTTCGCGCTGGCCGGCTCACTGATGGCCCGGTCGCTGGCCCGGCCCGCCTGGAGCGTCCTGCGCAGCCGGCTGCGCAGGCTGCTGCCGCCGATGTGGGCGTTCGCCGCCCTCGTCGTGCCGATGATGTTCGTGATGGGCCTGAAGCCGGTGCGGGAGGAGGGCATCTGGTGGTTCCTCAAGCTGGGCTGCTACATCCTGCCGGTCGGCTCGCCGCCGTACCCGTGGGTGAGCGGTTCCGAAAGCGGGCTCCTGGAGCAGTCCTGGGCCGAACAGGCGGTGGGCCCGCTCTGGTACATCCGCGCCTACCTGTGGTTCGTACTGGCCTCCCCGCTGCTGCTGAAGGCGTTCCGCAAACTGCCCTGGGCGACGCTGCTCGCGCCGATCGGCCTCACCGCCGTCATCGGCACCGGTGTGGTGACCGTTCCCGGGGCGACGGGCGAGGCGCTCGTCGACTTCGCGACGTTCGGCTCCTGCTGGATCCTGGGCTTCGCCCACAACGACGGGCTGCTGCGCAGGATCCCGCGCTACATCTCGGTCTCATCGGCCGCGATCATCATGGCCTTCGGCCTCTGGTGGGCGTCCGGACACCTCACCGACGAGGGCTGGAACCTGGACGAGATCCCGCTCGCCCAGGCCACCTGGTCGCTCGGCTTCTGCGCGATCCTGCTCCAGTACGCGCCCTCGTGGAAGGAGCTGCCCGGCCGGCTGGCCGACTGGGACAGCCCGATCACCCTTGCCAACAACCGGGCCGTGACGATCTACCTCTGGCACAACATGCTGATCATGGCGACGATGCCGATCATCGACCAGCTGTGGAACGTCCCGTGGGTCGGTGACCACCTCGGTACGTACATCGACGCCTCGTACAACGTGCTCATGCTGATCCTGATCTGGCCCCTGATAGGGGTGATGATCGTCGCGGTCGGCTGGGTCGAGGACGTGGCGGCCAAACGGCGGCCGCGGCTCTGGCCCAACGGCGAGCCGGGGCGGGCCGGGAAGCGGGCCGCCGGACGGGGCACACCGGAAGGGGCCGGGACCTCGGGACCGCGCCGGCGGTGA
- a CDS encoding bifunctional polysaccharide deacetylase/glycosyltransferase family 2 protein codes for MTIPVPRGRHNKKKRTRRRRLPMRYLLPFLLLVALLAMLMLRGYVHSEILADHRIQPPAATDQVPEQILEGGPVIDARSATEPAKTLRIPDHRIVLTFDDGPDPVWTPRVLDKLKEYDAHAVFFVTGTMASRYPGLVERMVKEGHEVGLHTFNHPDLSYQSDARIDWELSQNQLVLAGAAGIRTSLFRPPYSSFSDAMDDKSWPVTEYIGSRGYLTVVNNTDSEDWKRPGVAVISKNATPKHGKGAIVLMHDSGGDRSQTVAALGHFLPKMQDKGYEFTNLTVALGGPSAHTPVTGLALWKGKAFVYAVGVSEHITDVMVVGLAIIGVLVMARFGLMLLLSFMHARRVRKRGFSWGEPVTRPVTVLVPAYNERECIANTVHSLVASDYPVEVIVIDDGSTDGTADIVEAMRLPNVRVVRQRNAGKPAALNNGIAHARHDIIVMMDGDTVFEPATVRELVQPFADPRVGAVAGNAKVGNRDSMIGAWQHIEYVMGFNLDRRMYDMLRCMPTIPGAVGAFRRDALDRIGGMSEDTLAEDTDVTMALHRDGWHVVYAENARAWTEAPESVQQLWSQRYRWSYGTMQAIWKHRRAVIERGPSGRFGRVGLPFVALFMVVAPLLAPLIDVFLLYGLAFGPTQQTVVAWLGVLAVQAVCAAYAFRLDRERMTHLISLPLQQILYRQLMYVVLLQSWITALTGGRLRWQKLRRTGVVEAPGSMPSQRRGSSNDRRPVA; via the coding sequence ATGACCATCCCCGTCCCGCGGGGCAGGCACAACAAAAAGAAGCGGACCCGGCGGCGCAGGCTCCCCATGCGCTACCTGCTGCCGTTCCTGCTCCTCGTTGCCCTGCTCGCCATGTTGATGCTGCGCGGCTACGTGCACAGCGAAATCCTCGCCGACCACCGGATCCAGCCGCCGGCGGCCACCGACCAGGTGCCCGAGCAGATCCTCGAAGGCGGGCCGGTCATCGACGCGCGCAGCGCGACCGAGCCCGCCAAGACCCTGCGCATCCCCGATCACCGCATCGTGCTGACCTTCGACGACGGCCCGGACCCGGTGTGGACCCCGCGCGTGCTCGACAAGCTCAAGGAGTACGACGCACACGCGGTGTTCTTCGTCACCGGCACCATGGCCTCGCGCTATCCCGGTCTGGTGGAGCGCATGGTCAAGGAGGGGCACGAGGTCGGGCTGCACACCTTCAACCACCCCGACCTCTCCTACCAGTCCGACGCCCGCATCGACTGGGAGCTCTCGCAGAACCAGCTGGTACTGGCGGGCGCGGCCGGAATTCGTACGTCGCTGTTCCGGCCGCCGTACTCCTCGTTCTCCGACGCCATGGACGACAAGTCCTGGCCGGTCACCGAGTACATCGGCAGCCGTGGCTACCTCACCGTCGTCAACAACACCGACAGCGAGGACTGGAAGCGTCCCGGTGTCGCCGTGATCAGCAAGAACGCGACCCCGAAGCACGGCAAGGGCGCCATCGTCCTGATGCACGACTCGGGCGGCGACCGGTCCCAGACCGTGGCCGCGCTCGGCCACTTCCTGCCCAAAATGCAGGACAAGGGGTACGAGTTCACCAATCTCACCGTCGCTCTCGGCGGCCCCAGCGCTCACACCCCGGTCACCGGACTCGCGCTCTGGAAGGGCAAGGCGTTCGTCTACGCCGTCGGCGTCTCGGAGCACATCACCGATGTGATGGTGGTCGGTCTCGCCATCATCGGGGTGCTGGTCATGGCCCGCTTCGGCCTGATGCTGCTGCTCTCCTTCATGCACGCGCGCCGGGTCCGGAAACGGGGCTTCAGCTGGGGTGAGCCGGTCACCCGCCCGGTGACCGTCCTGGTGCCCGCCTACAACGAACGCGAGTGCATCGCCAACACCGTGCACTCCCTGGTGGCAAGCGACTATCCGGTCGAAGTCATCGTCATCGACGACGGTTCCACGGACGGCACCGCCGACATCGTCGAGGCGATGCGGCTGCCGAACGTACGAGTGGTGCGCCAGCGCAACGCGGGGAAGCCCGCCGCCCTCAACAACGGCATCGCGCACGCCCGCCACGACATCATCGTGATGATGGACGGCGACACGGTCTTCGAACCGGCCACCGTCCGCGAGCTCGTGCAGCCCTTCGCCGACCCACGGGTCGGGGCCGTCGCGGGCAACGCCAAGGTCGGCAACCGCGACTCGATGATCGGCGCCTGGCAGCACATCGAGTACGTGATGGGCTTCAACCTCGACCGCAGGATGTACGACATGCTGCGCTGCATGCCCACCATCCCCGGCGCGGTCGGGGCGTTCCGCCGCGACGCGCTGGACCGGATCGGCGGCATGAGCGAGGACACCCTCGCCGAGGACACCGACGTCACGATGGCCCTGCACCGGGACGGCTGGCACGTCGTGTACGCGGAGAACGCCCGTGCCTGGACCGAGGCGCCGGAGTCCGTGCAGCAGCTGTGGTCGCAGCGCTACCGGTGGTCGTACGGCACGATGCAGGCCATCTGGAAGCACCGCCGGGCGGTCATCGAGCGCGGTCCTTCCGGCCGGTTCGGACGCGTCGGGCTGCCGTTCGTCGCCCTGTTCATGGTCGTCGCCCCGCTGCTCGCGCCCCTCATCGACGTCTTCCTGCTGTACGGACTCGCCTTCGGCCCCACCCAGCAGACCGTCGTCGCCTGGCTCGGCGTCCTCGCGGTGCAGGCGGTCTGCGCCGCGTACGCCTTCCGGCTCGACCGGGAACGCATGACGCATCTGATCTCGCTGCCCCTCCAGCAGATCCTCTACCGGCAGCTCATGTACGTGGTGCTGCTCCAGTCCTGGATCACCGCTCTCACCGGCGGCCGGCTGCGCTGGCAGAAGCTGCGCCGTACCGGTGTCGTGGAGGCGCCCGGCTCGATGCCCAGCCAGCGGCGCGGCAGCAGCAATGACCGGAGGCCCGTCGCATGA